One Skermanella pratensis genomic window, CCGGTCCGCGGGCGACGGGCGGCGCTGGAGGTGCGGCTGATCCGCTCGGCCGCAGCACTGGCGGCATCTCCCGTCGTTTAAGACACGGACTTCGATTCCGCGACACCGGAAAGACACGACATGGACTTCACCCCCAGGGACCCGGATTTCGAGGCCAAGGTCCGCAGCACTTTCGAAGAACAGCCCTTCATGCGCCTGATCGGCGCCGAACTGGTCTCCGTCGCACCCGGGACCTGCGAGATATCGCTTGCCGTCCGGCCGGACCTGTCCCAGCACAACGGCTTCGTCCATGCCGGCGTGACCAACGCCATCGCCGACAATTCGGCCGGCCTCGCCGCCTTCACCCTGATGCCGCCGGGGACGGACGTGCTGTCGGTCGAATTCAAGACCAACCTGCTGGCTCCAGCCCGCGGGCGCCGCCTGATCGCGCGCGGCCGGGTCGAGAAGCCGGGGCGCACCCTCGTGATCGTGAGGTCCGACGTCTATGCCGAAACCGACGGGAGCGAAGTGCATGTCGCCATGATGCAGGCGACGATGATCTGCCTGGTCAGTCCTCCGCCTCGGCCGTACGGGCGGCCGTAAGGGTGGCGAGCGCCGCCTTGCCCGACGAGACGGGTTGGGCCGCCGCCTCGGGCCATGGGGACGCCGGCTCCGGCCCGAGCCGATCGTCCCTCAGGCGTCCGACGACCCGGAAGGCGACGACCACGGCGGCCAGCCCGAAGACGAGCGCGCCCGCCGCCTGGCCGATGACGATCCCCTGCGCGCCGCCCGCCCAGGCGCCCAGGGTGACGAAGGGAATGGTGCCCAGCGTGGCGCGCCCCCAGTTGAAGCCGGTGGACAGCAGCGGGAAGCCCAGGTTGTTGAAGGCCGCGTTGGCGACGAACAGGCACCCGATGAACAGGAAGCCTCCGGCCGTCAGCGTGCAGAACAGGCGCACGATGTCGGCCGCCACGCCCTCCACCGAGAAGACCTGCACGAGCAGATCCTGGCCCAGGAACAGGACGAACCAGACCGACGCGACATAGGTCAGCATCACGGTCAGGCTGGCCCGCAGGGTCTCGCGGATGCGTTCGAAGATCCGGGCGCCCAGGTTCTGCGCGAAAATCGGCCCGACCGCGCCGCTCAGGGCGAAGATCACGCCGAACGCGACCGGCACGACCCGGTCGACGATCGCCAGCCCGGCCACCGCCGCGTCGCCGAACTTCGCCATGGAGAAGGTCACGTAGGCCGAGGCGACGGGAGTGGCGATGTTGGTCAGGATCGCCGGCCCCGCGACCTTGAACAGTTGCCGTGCGTCCCGCGGGAGCGCCGCCATCGAGGGGCGCCCCACCAGCCCGTGGACCGTGGACGCGCCGTGCCACCCGATCGCGACCAGGACGCACCGGGACAGCAGCGCCGCGATCGCGGCCCCCATCAGGTCGAGGTCGAAGCCGAAGATCAGGATGGGATCGAGCACGGCTGCCGCCAGCCCCGCGAACAGGGTCACGTTCATGGACCGCCGGGCATCCCCGACAGCGCGCAGCAGCGCCGAGCAGCACATGCCGACGCCGAGCAGCGGCATGGTCGGCGAGACGATCGTCAGGTAGGTCTCGGCGAATTGCTTGGTTTCCCCCTGGGCTCCGAGCGCCGACAGGATGGGGTCGAGGAACGGGACCGTCAGGATGCCGACCGTCAGGCTCGCCAGCAGCATGACGACGAGGCTGGAGCCGGCGAGCCGGCGGGCCTCCTCCCGGTCGCCAGACCCGATCGCCCGGGCGACGATGGCGCCGGTGCCGATGGTCAGGCCGATGCACAGCGAGATCTGGAAGAACAGGATCGTCCCGGCGAACCCGACCGCAGCGGCCAGTTCCCGGACGCCAAGCATGGAGATGTAGAACAGGTTCGCCAGATCGACCGCGAAGACCGCCATAAGGCCGATGGAACCGGTGGTCGTCATCACCACGACGTGGCGCAGCGGCGACCCGGACGTGAACTTGGGCGCCTGGGCCTGATCTTTGCCGGACACGACGGCCATGGATCCTATCCTTCGTTGTGCCAAGACCGGCAAAATGCTGGAAAAACAAGCTATACCGTTTCGCGTAACCTGTCGTGAGCGGTCTCTGCTGATATGCCGAGACAGAGGTGTGTGGCAATGGCGGGCAAAAATAGGTATCCTCCGTCCTTCGCCCTCATCTGAGATCCCACGCTTCCGTAACATCCAGCAAAAAGATTCATGCCACTGGTCAACCACACTGCGCGGGCTTCATCGCCTGCCGGCGCCCCGGTTCCCTTTGCCGAAGAGGACGTGTCCCGCGTCTTCGACCAGAAAACCCTTCAGCGTGCCCGCGGACTGCTGCTCGCCGGCGCTGCACGGCTTCTGCCTGCTCGGGAGCATATCGCCGCGACGGTAACGGACCTGGGACGGACCCACACGGTGATGGTGGTGCCCTCCCATCGCAACCAGCGCGTCAGCCTGGAGCGGACCTGCACCTGCGGACGCTCGACCTGCGCGCACATGGCGGCGGCGGCTCTCCTGGCGCTGGACAGCCGGCCTGAGTGGCGGCGGGCGGTGCAATCGTCGTTCCTGGAACGGGCCGCCGTCCCCAAGGCGCCGGCCGCGCCGGATCCGGTCCCTCGCGGAGCCCCTGCCGGAATTCCGCTGGCCTACTGGACGCTGGAGGCTGGCCAGGGCGAGGCCGCCCTGTACGTGACGGCCACCCTGGCGGTCGGCGGCGCGCCAGAGCGGCCCGCCACTCCGCGGCAGGTGGTCGATCACGCCGCCGGGATCGAACAGGCCGGAGCTGACCGGACGGTCGCCCGCCTGCTGGGTGCCGGAGCGCTGGTCCGCACGCCGGTGCCGAAGAACAAGGCCGACGCGGTCGACAAGCTGTTCCGCTGCCTGCTGGCGACCGGACGCGTGCGGTGGCACAGCGGCGTTCCGCTGATCGCCGGTCCCAAGCGCGTGGTCCGCGCCTTCCGGGATCCGCGTACCGGGACGCTGCGACCGACCGGCCTGCCGGAAGGGGGAGTCCTCATCAAGGGTTTGGGCCACTGGTGCGTCGATCCCGGGGCGGGTCAGATCTGCGCGGTCGATCTCCAGATCGTCACCATGCCGAAGTCCGCGGCCCAGACGCCGCCGGCCAAACCTGCGTCGGCGAAGCCGGAGACCCAGAAGCCCCGCATCGTGGCGCGCCGGTCCGCCCAGCGAACCCCGACGCCCCGGATGGTACCGGCCGACGTTCAGCCCCGGCCCCCGCGGTCCGATCCCGCCGTCATCGTCGAGCGCAGCCCGAAGATCACGGCCCGCCTCGGCCGCGTGGTGTCGGCCGGCGAAGGCATGATCGACATCCTGCGGCTGTCGTTTGATTACGGCGATCCTGGTCAGCCGGCGGAGATCGAGGCCGACGACCAGCGCCAGTTCGCCCGCATCGAGACGCCGGACGGGCCTCCCGTATTCGCGCGGCGCGACAAGGCCGCCGAGCAGGAGGCCATGACGCGCCTCGCCCGGATCGGCTTCGCCCAGCTTCGGATCGATCCGCCGAAGGGTTCCCTGGAAGACCGGGGCACGCGGGTCCATCGCATGACCGGCAAGGACCCTGACGCCACGTGGCGGGCCTTCTTCACAACCCAGGTTCCGGCGCTGGAGGCCGAGGGCTGGACCGTCCATATAGGCTCCGATTTCGGCACCCGTCTGGTCGAATCGGCGGGCGACGTGGCGATCACCGTCCGCGATGCCGGCGAGGGCTGGTTCGACATGGAGGTCGGCGTCGAGATCGAGGGTCAGCGCCGCTCCCTGCTGCCCATCCTGGCCCGCCTGATCGACCGCGGCGGCATGGCCGCGATGCGGGTGATCGACGGACAGGCCCATGTGATGCTGGAAGACGGCAGCGTGCTGGCGGTTCCGGCCGACAGGATCAAGCGGCTGTTCAGCGTGCTCGAAGCCATGCTGGAAACCGGCCGCCGGTTCGAAGAGAAACTCCAGGTGCCCATCGGCGAAGCCGACCTGCTGGTCGATATCGACGATCTGGTGTCCCGCCGGCCGGATGAAAGCGCCCAGATCGATGCTTTCCTCCGCAAGCTCACGGAGGACGAGACCTTGTCCGAGGTGGCGGTGCCGGCCAGCTTCCGCGGCCATCTGCGGGACTATCAGCGCACCGGCCTCGCCTGGCTGCAGCGCCTGGCGACCAACAAGGTCGCCGGGATCCTGGCCGACGACATGGGCCTGGGCAAGACCGCGCAGACGCTGGCCCACATCGCCCTGGAGCACGAGAGCGGCCGGCTCGAGGACCCTTGCTTGGTGGTGGTTCCGACCAGCTTGGTGCCGAACTGGGTCAACGAGGCGAAACGATTCACGCCTCACTTGCGCACGCTGGTGCTGCATGGCCTGGACCGACACGAGCGCCGGGCCGAGATCGCTTCGGCCCAGATCGTGATCACGACCTATGGCGTGGTCGCCCGCGATATGGACCTGATGAAGGATTGCCCGTGGCATCTGGTCGTGCTGGACGAGGCCCAGGCGATCAAGAACCCGGATTCCCGCTCGACCCGCGCCGTCTGCGCGCTCAGGGCGAAGCACAGGCTGTGCCTGTCCGGCACGCCGGTCGAGAACAATCTGGGTGAACTCTGGGCCCAGTTCGCCTTCCTGATGCCCGGGTTGCTGGGCGACCGGAAGGACTTCCAGAAGCGGTTCCGGACGCCGATCGAGAAGCGCGGCGATGCGACCCGCGCCGGCCTGCTGGTGCGCCGGACCCGGCCCTTCCTGCTGCGCCGGACCAAGTCGGAGGTGGCGAAGGAGCTGCCGCCCAAGACCGAGGTGATCCGGCATATCGAGCTGGACCAGGAACAGCGCGACCTCTACGAGACGATCCGCCTGTCGGTACACGAGAAGGTCCGGGCGGCGATCGCCAACAGCGGTCTGTCCGGCAACGCCATCACGGTGATCGACGCGCTGCTGAAGCTGCGCCAAGTCTGCTGCGATCCCAGGCTGGTCAAGATCCCGGCCGCCGCCTCCGTGGGGGAAAGCGCCAAATTGAGCAGCCTGATCGAGATGGTCGGCGAGATGGTTCCGGAAGGGCGTCGCATCCTGATCTTCTCGCAGTTCACCTCGATGCTGGATCTGATCAAGCCGGAACTGCGCAAGGCCGGCATCGCCTTCGTGGAACTGACCGGGGCGACCCGCGACCGCAACGAGCCGGTCGAGCGGTTCCAGCGGGGCGACGTACCGGTCTTCCTGATCAGCCTGAAGGCCGGCGGGCGGGGCCTGAACCTGACCGCGGCCGACACGGTCATCCACTACGATCCGTGGTGGAACCCGGCGGCCGAGAACCAGGCGACCGACCGCGCGCACCGGATCGGGCAGGACAAGCCCGTCTTCGTCTACAAGCTGATCGCCGCCGATACGGTGGAGGAGCGGATCCTTGAGCTTCAGCGCCGCAAGGACAATCTGGCGGCGGCGACGATCGAGGGGACGGCCCTGTTCAGCACCCTTGGCACCGGCGATATCGACTACCTGTTCGGGGAGGCGGACGAGGCGGAATGAGCGGGCTGAGGAATAGATAATCCTGGCCGACGTTCCGCCGCACGTGTAGCTTGCGCCGATTTCCTCCAGCCGTGAGTTCGATGACCGAGTTCCGAGAACGCCGTATCCTGACAGGCAAGAGTATCAGAGCAGTCGCTCTGGCACTGGTGTTCTGCCTGTTGTCGGCCTTCTGCTGGACGGGGACACCGACCGCGCCGGGATTCGCCGCCGCACCGTCGTCACCAAACGGCGGAGCCTCCGGATCGGGCAGCGGCGATGCGGGCGCTGGTGAGAAATTCTACCTTCCCCGGCAACTTTTCCTAGAGGCATCGCGCAGCCCCTTGCGCGACCCGCCGATGCCGGAACCGGTCTTCGCCGTTCTGGTGGCGATCGCCTTCATGGTGGCCGGGGTTCTGGTCTCGGCCCCGGTACGCCTATACGCTCCGGTCCCGGCTCCGGGTATGGGCTGGGCAAGCCCGCGCATTCCCACGGGTCCCCCCGTCGCCGGCTGACAGCCTTCAAGACTCCCGCCATCGCTGCAATGCCTTGATCATGCCGAAAGCCGGCGTGAGAAAGTTGTCATCCGTGCTTCATTTCTCCAAGACGAAGATCTGGATCATCTCGGCCGTCTGTGCGCTGGGTGTCCTCTTCACGCTGCCCAACTTCATGCCCGCAGGCACCCTCCCGGGCTGGATGGCGCAGCAACGTGTCAATCTGGGCCTCGACCTCCAGGGCGGCTCCTATCTGCTGCTGGAAGTCGACATGGACACCGTCGTGCGCGAGCGCCTGGAAAGCGCGCTCGACAGCACGCGGACGGCGCTTCGCACCGCGGGTATCCGCTACACCGACCTGGCGGTACGTGACCGGGCGGTCACCTTCGCGCTGCCCGACCCGGGCCAGGCGGAGGCCGTGCGCACGGCGCTCGCCGACCTGTTGGGAACCGGCCTCAGCCCGGCGCAGCGGGATTTCGCCTTCTCGTCGGAAGGCGGGCGGGTCCGGCTGGACTTCACCGATGCCGCGGTCAGCGACCGTGCGGCACGAGCCGTCGAGCAGTCGATCGAGATCGTCCGCCGGCGGATCGACGAAACCGGCGTCAACGAGCCGGTGATCGCCCGGCAGGGATCAGACCGTATCCTGGTCCAGCTGCCCGGCGTGACCGATCCGGACCGGGTGAAGCGCCTGCTCGGCCAGACCGCCAAGATGACCTTCCACCTGCTGGGCGACCAGACCGTGGCGCCGGGCACATCCGCCCCCGCCGGAACCCAGTGGCTTCCGTCGATCGATCCCGCGTCCCGCGGGGAGCAGTACCTGGTGCGCCGGAAGATCGAAGTGGACGGCGCCAGCCTGCTCGACGCCCGCCCGGGCAACGACCAGCGCAACGGAAGCTGGGTGGTCAATTTCGAGTTCGACGGGCCGGGCGCCCGCCGCTTCGGCGAGATCACCAAGCAGAACGTGGGCCGGCCCTTCGCCATCGTGCTCGACGGCAAGGTGATCAGCGCGCCGGTCATCCGCGAACCGATCACCGGCGGCCGCGGCCAGATCAGCGGCAATTTCACCACACAGGGCGCCAACGACCTCGCCGTGCTGCTGCGGGCCGGCGCACTGCCGGCGCCGTTGACGATCATCGAGGAACGCACGATCGGACCCGACCTGGGCGCCGATTCGATCCGTGCCGGCATCATCGCCTGCCTCGTGGGATTCGTGCTGGTCGTCGGTTACATGGTGATGTCCTACGGGCTGTTCGGCGTGTTCGCCAACATCGCGCTGATCTTCAACCTGTTCCTCACCGTGGCGGCGCTGTCGATTCTCCAGGCGACGCTGACACTGCCTGGCATCGCCGGAATCCTGCTCACATTGGGCATGTCGGTCGACGCCAACATCCTGATCAACGAACGCATCCGGGAGGAAACGAGGCGCGGCCGATCGGCCTTCGCCGCGATGGAGACCGGCTTCACCCGCGCCTTCGCCACCATCATGGACAGCAACCTGACGACGCTGATCAAGATGGTGCTGCTCTACGCGGTGGGGACAGGAACGATCCGCGGTTTCGCGGTCACGATCAGCCTGGGCATCATCACGTCGATGTTCACCGCCACCGTGGTGACCCGCCTGCTGATGGTCACTTGGCTAAAGCGGAACCGGCCCAAGGTGCTGCCGATCTCGACCGGGTTCCGGCTCGCGCCAGACGACACCAGGATCCCGTTCATGCGCGGCAAGCGGATGGGATTGATCCTATCGGTGCTGCTGAGCCTTGCCTCGATTGGATTGTTCTTCAATCCCGGCTTGAATTACGGCGTCGACTTCGCGGGCGGCATCGTGATCGAGGTCCGGACAGAGCAGGCGGCGGACTTCCCAGAGCTTCGCGAGAGCCTGGCCCAACTCAACCTGGGACCCGTGCAGCTCCAACAGTTCGGCCAGCCGACCGACGTGCTGATCCGCTTCGAGCGGCAGCCCGGCAACGAGGCGGCCCAGCAGCAGGCGGTCAGGGCGGTCCAGGACAAGCTGACGTCCGAGTTCCCCGGCACCACCATCCGGCGCGTCGAATCGGTAGGGGCGTCGGTCAGTGGAGAGCTGTTCGAGCAGGGGATGCTGGCGCTCGGCTTGGCCGCCGTCGCGATGCTGATTTATATCTGGTTCCGCTTCGAGTGGCAGTTCGGCGTCGGCGCCGTCGTCACCATGCTGCTCGACGTGACCAAGACGATCGGCTTCTTCGCGCTGACCGGCATGCAGTTCAACCTGACGGCCATCGCGGCGATCCTGACCATCATGGGGTACTCGATCAACGACAAGGTCGTCGTCTACGACCGCGTCCGGGAGAACCTGCGGCTTTACCGCAAGATGCCGCTGGGAGAACTGATCGACCGGAGCATCAACGAGACGCTGAGCCGAACC contains:
- a CDS encoding DEAD/DEAH box helicase, which produces MSRVFDQKTLQRARGLLLAGAARLLPAREHIAATVTDLGRTHTVMVVPSHRNQRVSLERTCTCGRSTCAHMAAAALLALDSRPEWRRAVQSSFLERAAVPKAPAAPDPVPRGAPAGIPLAYWTLEAGQGEAALYVTATLAVGGAPERPATPRQVVDHAAGIEQAGADRTVARLLGAGALVRTPVPKNKADAVDKLFRCLLATGRVRWHSGVPLIAGPKRVVRAFRDPRTGTLRPTGLPEGGVLIKGLGHWCVDPGAGQICAVDLQIVTMPKSAAQTPPAKPASAKPETQKPRIVARRSAQRTPTPRMVPADVQPRPPRSDPAVIVERSPKITARLGRVVSAGEGMIDILRLSFDYGDPGQPAEIEADDQRQFARIETPDGPPVFARRDKAAEQEAMTRLARIGFAQLRIDPPKGSLEDRGTRVHRMTGKDPDATWRAFFTTQVPALEAEGWTVHIGSDFGTRLVESAGDVAITVRDAGEGWFDMEVGVEIEGQRRSLLPILARLIDRGGMAAMRVIDGQAHVMLEDGSVLAVPADRIKRLFSVLEAMLETGRRFEEKLQVPIGEADLLVDIDDLVSRRPDESAQIDAFLRKLTEDETLSEVAVPASFRGHLRDYQRTGLAWLQRLATNKVAGILADDMGLGKTAQTLAHIALEHESGRLEDPCLVVVPTSLVPNWVNEAKRFTPHLRTLVLHGLDRHERRAEIASAQIVITTYGVVARDMDLMKDCPWHLVVLDEAQAIKNPDSRSTRAVCALRAKHRLCLSGTPVENNLGELWAQFAFLMPGLLGDRKDFQKRFRTPIEKRGDATRAGLLVRRTRPFLLRRTKSEVAKELPPKTEVIRHIELDQEQRDLYETIRLSVHEKVRAAIANSGLSGNAITVIDALLKLRQVCCDPRLVKIPAAASVGESAKLSSLIEMVGEMVPEGRRILIFSQFTSMLDLIKPELRKAGIAFVELTGATRDRNEPVERFQRGDVPVFLISLKAGGRGLNLTAADTVIHYDPWWNPAAENQATDRAHRIGQDKPVFVYKLIAADTVEERILELQRRKDNLAAATIEGTALFSTLGTGDIDYLFGEADEAE
- a CDS encoding PaaI family thioesterase, which produces MDFTPRDPDFEAKVRSTFEEQPFMRLIGAELVSVAPGTCEISLAVRPDLSQHNGFVHAGVTNAIADNSAGLAAFTLMPPGTDVLSVEFKTNLLAPARGRRLIARGRVEKPGRTLVIVRSDVYAETDGSEVHVAMMQATMICLVSPPPRPYGRP
- a CDS encoding MATE family efflux transporter, with amino-acid sequence MAVVSGKDQAQAPKFTSGSPLRHVVVMTTTGSIGLMAVFAVDLANLFYISMLGVRELAAAVGFAGTILFFQISLCIGLTIGTGAIVARAIGSGDREEARRLAGSSLVVMLLASLTVGILTVPFLDPILSALGAQGETKQFAETYLTIVSPTMPLLGVGMCCSALLRAVGDARRSMNVTLFAGLAAAVLDPILIFGFDLDLMGAAIAALLSRCVLVAIGWHGASTVHGLVGRPSMAALPRDARQLFKVAGPAILTNIATPVASAYVTFSMAKFGDAAVAGLAIVDRVVPVAFGVIFALSGAVGPIFAQNLGARIFERIRETLRASLTVMLTYVASVWFVLFLGQDLLVQVFSVEGVAADIVRLFCTLTAGGFLFIGCLFVANAAFNNLGFPLLSTGFNWGRATLGTIPFVTLGAWAGGAQGIVIGQAAGALVFGLAAVVVAFRVVGRLRDDRLGPEPASPWPEAAAQPVSSGKAALATLTAARTAEAED
- the secD gene encoding protein translocase subunit SecD, producing MLHFSKTKIWIISAVCALGVLFTLPNFMPAGTLPGWMAQQRVNLGLDLQGGSYLLLEVDMDTVVRERLESALDSTRTALRTAGIRYTDLAVRDRAVTFALPDPGQAEAVRTALADLLGTGLSPAQRDFAFSSEGGRVRLDFTDAAVSDRAARAVEQSIEIVRRRIDETGVNEPVIARQGSDRILVQLPGVTDPDRVKRLLGQTAKMTFHLLGDQTVAPGTSAPAGTQWLPSIDPASRGEQYLVRRKIEVDGASLLDARPGNDQRNGSWVVNFEFDGPGARRFGEITKQNVGRPFAIVLDGKVISAPVIREPITGGRGQISGNFTTQGANDLAVLLRAGALPAPLTIIEERTIGPDLGADSIRAGIIACLVGFVLVVGYMVMSYGLFGVFANIALIFNLFLTVAALSILQATLTLPGIAGILLTLGMSVDANILINERIREETRRGRSAFAAMETGFTRAFATIMDSNLTTLIKMVLLYAVGTGTIRGFAVTISLGIITSMFTATVVTRLLMVTWLKRNRPKVLPISTGFRLAPDDTRIPFMRGKRMGLILSVLLSLASIGLFFNPGLNYGVDFAGGIVIEVRTEQAADFPELRESLAQLNLGPVQLQQFGQPTDVLIRFERQPGNEAAQQQAVRAVQDKLTSEFPGTTIRRVESVGASVSGELFEQGMLALGLAAVAMLIYIWFRFEWQFGVGAVVTMLLDVTKTIGFFALTGMQFNLTAIAAILTIMGYSINDKVVVYDRVRENLRLYRKMPLGELIDRSINETLSRTIGTSVALFLATLPLALFGGEALQEFALVLLFGVVLATSSSIFIAAPILLYLGEHRLRRGTAEAAPDAVGGAPSTP